A region of the Streptomyces durocortorensis genome:
CCGAATCCGACGCGGCCCTGGACCCGGACGGCGCGGGCCGCCTGCTCCACCCGGTGCGGACGGAGACCTCGGCCCCCGACCTCACGGACGCCAAGGCCCTCACCGACTTCCTCTTCACCTGCGACACACCCCCGCGCCACGTCCTCCTGCTCGTCGGCGGGGTGATCGTCCTCGCCGACCGCCTCGCCTGGCCCGAGGGCCGCTACCTCGCCGCCGACCTCGACGCCGCCCTGCACCGCCGCGACGACCGCCACGGCGGCGAACTCGACACCCTGGCCGCCCTCTTCGGCTCCGACTCGCTGCGCGCCCCCGCCGAAGGCGGCACCGCCCCGCTCGCCGCCTTCCTCGACCGCTCGGGCAAACACGCCGTCGGCGTCTCCACCGAACTGCGGGAGGGCCTGCGGCTGAGCGTCGAGTGGATCGCCAACGAGGTCTTGGACCGCCTGCGCGAACCGGAGAACGGCGTCGCCCCCGCCGACCTGGACGACCCGGCCCGGCTCGCCAAGGAACTCAGCCGCGAGTCGCTGCGCTACCTCTACCGCATCCTGTTCCTCCTGTACGCGGAGGCCAGCCCCGCCCTCGGCATCCTGCCCTCCGACTACCCGGAGTACGAGCAGGGGTACGGCCTCCAGCGCCTCGGGGACCTCGTCCTGCGGGACCTGGTCGGCGAGCGCTCCCGGCGCGGCTTCCACCTGTACGAGTCGCTCGACCTGCTCTTCGAGAAGGTCGAGAACGGCCACCGCCGCTACGGCACCGAGCCCGAGGACCTCGCGGCGGAGGAGGCGGCGCGCGAGGCGACGAAGGCCGAGGGCGAGGCCGCGAAGCTGCTCGCCGCCGGCACGATCACCGAGGCCGAGTACACCGACCGCATCCGCGAGGCCGACCGCGCCCGTCGCGCCGCCGCGCGCTCCACCGGCGCGGGCCTGCGCTTCGAGGCACTGCGCTCCGAACTGTTCGCCAAGAAGGCCGTCCGCCTCATCTCGGACGACCAGATCGAGAACCCGGCGTACGAGGAGGGCGGTACGGACGGCCGCCGCCCCTTCCTGGACACCCGGCTGCGCAACGAGACCCTGCACAAGGTGCTGCGCCGCCTCATGCTCACCAAGGGCCGGGGCAGGGAGCGCGGCGGTTTCATCTCGTACGCCCAGCTCGGCATCAACCAGCTCGGCGCCGTGTACGAGGGCCTGATGTCCTACACCGGCTTCATCGCCGAGGAGGAGCTGTACGAGGTCGCCAAGGGCGGCGACCCCTCCAACGGCAGCTGGATGGTCCCCGCCTCCCGCGCCCAGGACTACGACGACGCCGTCTTCGTCAAGCGCACCGACGAGGAGACCGGCCGCCGGGAGCGGGTGGCCCACCCCCGGGGCTCCTTCGTCTACCGGCTGGCCGGCCGCGACCGCCAGACCTCCGCCTCCTACTACACCCCGAAGTCCCTCACCGAGGTCACCGTTGAACTGGCCCTCAGGCACCGCCTGGACCAGGACGGCACCACCACCCCGGCCAGGGAACTCCTGGAGTGGAAGATCTGCGAACCGGCCCTCGGCTCCGGAGCGTTCCTCAACGAGGCCATCGACCAGGTCGCCGCCGAGTACCTGCGCCGCCGCGAACGCGAGCTGGGCCGCAAGGTGGACCCCGAACTCCGGCAGATCGAGCTCCAGAAGACCAAGGCGTACGTCGCCCTCCACAACGCCTACGGCGTGGACCTCAACGCCACGGCCGTGGAACTGGCCGAGGTCTCCCTCTGGCTCAACTCCATGCACCCCGGCATGCGGGCCCCCTGGTTCGGCCTCCACCTGCGGCGCGGCAACTCCCTCATCGGCGCGGGCCGCAAGGTCTACCAGGCCGACACCCTCACGGGCGGCGGCTGGCTGGCGAAGAAGAACCCCCTGCCCCCCACGGACCTGCCGTTCCGCGACGGCCCCCTCCCCGAGGGAGCGGTGCACCAGTTCCTGCTGCCCGCCGTCGGCTGGGGCGCGGTCGCCGCCGAACCGGAGGCCAAGAAGCTCGCCGAGGACGAGGCCAAGGCGCTCGGCCGCTGGCGCAAAGGCATCCAGAAGGCCCCCAAGGGCCCGAAGCCGTTCCAGGAGCGCGGCGACGAGACCGACGAGGCCCGGAGCAAGCGGTACGAGCGGTGGCGCAAGGCGGCCGACAAGACCGAGCTGGGCCGCCTCCAAGGCGTGGCCCGGCGGGCCGAGTTCCTGTGGTCCCTGGTCGCGACCCGGCTGGAACTCTCCGAACGGGCGGTCGCCCGCCGCGTCGACGTCTGGGGCGCCGACTGGCTAAACCAGTCCACCGAGGCCGAGGACAAGCAGAAGGTCCTGGACGACCTGACCCGCCACGGCACCCCGTACTGGCGGCTGAAGACGGTCATGGACGCCTGGTGCGCGCTGTGGTTCTGGCCGCTGGACCGGGTCGGCGAACTCGACGGCGGCGATCCGGTGTACGGCACGGGGGGCGCCCTTGTGGGTGGGGCGGTGGTCCCGGGGGTGGGGACGGAGGCCGCCGCACCGGAGCAGGCGGCTTCGGTGGCTCCGGGCGATCCCGCGTCCGGCCCGGCGCCGGGGGACCAGCTGTGGCGGACGGCCGGACTGTTCGACGACCCGGACGGGGAGCAGGACGAGCTGGGCGAGGCGCTGGCCTCCTCGGACGGGGGCGTACGGAAGACTCCGGCGGCCAGAAGGTCGGCCCGCTCCGCCCGCCCGCCGGAGCGCCAGGTGGTGCCGCTCCAGAGCTTCGCCGACTGGCTGGAGTTCCTGGAGGCCGTTCTCGGTACGTCAGACATGCCGGAGGAGTCCCTGCTCTCGGGCATCGAGAAGCTCAGCCCGGACGATGCGCTGGAGCTGCTGGCCGATGTGGAGGACCGCCTGGAGGGCTTCCTCGGCATGCGGTCGGCGGCGCTGCTCCCGTTCCGCTACCCGTGGCTGAACACGGTCGAGGACATCGCGGGCACGACGGAGAAGGACATAAGGGCGGAGGACGGCCACGGCTTCTTCCACTGGGAGCTGCACTTCGCGCATGTGTTCCGGGGGGCGGCGGGCGGGTTCGACCTTCAGGTGGGGAACCCGCCTTGGGTGCGGCCGGAGTGGCTTGAAAACCAGGTGCTGGCAGAGCTTGATCCGTGGTTCATGCTCGCCGAACAGCCCGCGGCGACAGAGCGGCGGGAAAAGAAAGCGTTGTTGCTGGGAGACGGAGGGGCACTCAGGTACTACCTGCGTGAGCTCGCTGCGGTCTGCGGGGTATCGGGAGTGTTGGGTTCACCTGCAGCGTACTCCGTGCTCGCCGGGACTCGCCCAGATCTGTATCGAGCCTTCATGAGCCGGGTATGGAGCAATCTTGGCCAGGACGGCATGGCGGGCCTGATCCATCCGGACACCCATTTCGGAGGGGTAAGAGACGGGCGGCTCCGCGGCGCGGCCTACCGGCATTTGCGGCTGCACGCAGGGTTCGTCAACGTTGGTAACTGGGCCTTCGAGGCGAGCAGAAACACCGAGTTTGGTGTGCACATCTATGGTGCATATCAAGAGGCGATCCGTTTCGACAACCTAAGCCGCCTGTATGGTGTCGAGCCCCTGACGGCATCGCTGCTCCATGATGGCAAGGGTGAGGTACCTGGCATGAGGCATGCTGGAACCTGGGACCTGCGTCCGCATCAGGCACGAGTCATTGAGATCAACGAATTTGTGTTGACTGAATGGCGACGGCTGACAGGAGACATGGATGTTCCTGTGTCTCAGGTTGCGCTGCTGCAGCCGACCACTACTCAGGAGCAGGGTGCGATTGAAGCTCTTTCGGCTGTCGGCGTGCGAATCGGTCAGCTGAAGCCGCCTGTCAGCCCAGGCTACAACGAAACGAATGCCAAAAAGGATGGGTTCATTCTCTGGTCTACGTCCCAGCCCGACTCGCTGTCCGAGCTGGTGCTTCAGGGGCCACATTTTGGTATTTGCACTCCGATCGGCAAGCAGCCCAAAGTGCCATGCCGGGGAAATCATGACTGGGTCAGCTTCGACTTGGTAGCTCTTCCGGCGGATGCTGTACCACGGACAAACTACATCCGCCCTGAGGCGCTCTCATTCAGGGAGTACGAACGCGGACAGACTCGCTGGTTGGACCGCTCGCGGTTGAAGGCCGAGTGGCAGCCGAGCGCGGAGGAGTGGGCTACACGCAGCGATGTGCTGACAGAGGAAGAGCTGGAGTTGAATGAGGGCGAGCAGCGGGAGCTACTGCGCCAGCGCCTGTGGTTCTTCCGGCCCTACACTCATTTCTACCGGCTCGCGTGGCGGCGAATGATCCCGTTCAATACCGAGCGGAGTCTCTTCGCGTGCGTTGTGCCGCCTGGTCCGGCACACGTGCACACCGTGCAGTCGATGGCTCTAGGGGACAATCGGACCAGTGCGCTTAATGCTGGTTTCTGGGCTTCGTTGCCTCTCGACTACCTGCTTCGCATCACTGGAAGGTCGGATCTTCAGGTAGCAGAGGCCCACAAGATGCCCTATGCCGACCCCGCCCACCCTCTGTCTGGGCCCCTACTCCTCCGCACACTTCGGCTGAACTGCCTCACAAACGCCTACGCGCCGCTCTGGACTGAGCTGTACGACATGACGTGGCCGGGCTACGAGAACTGGGCTGTGGCCTGGCCTGACCTGGCGCCACTCGCAGGCGGGCTCCAGCGAACCTGGGCGTACGGCACTCCACTCCGTACCGAGTACGAGCGCCGCGCAGCCCTTGTGGAGATCGATGCCCTAGTGGCGGTATGGCTCGGGATGAGCGCGGACGAACTCATCGCCATCCACAAGGCGCGATACGCGATCCTCGCGGACCGCGAGGATCGCATGTGGTTCGACGCCAGGGGGCGGCAGCTGGCGCAGGACCCGTACGCCCACGGCCACGGCCAGACCAAAGAGCACTACGAGCACTTCCTCGCCTACCAGAACAAGGAACGGTCCGAGCCCCCCGAGGGCTACACCGCCCCCTTCTACAAGGCCAACCGCGAGGAAGAGATGCGCGAGGCACACGCGTACTTCTCCGCGCGTCTCCAGGACGCCATCGACCAGGGGAAGTGGACGCCGCCCGCCTCATGAACGGCTGTGCCCCGCACCGGATAACTCCGGTGCGGGGCACAGTGTGAGGCTTAGCTCTGTGCGGCGTACGTGACGAAGTCGTCCCAGGCGGCGGGGGAGAGGGCGAGTTCGGGGCTCCGCAGGTCCTTGGAGTCCCGGACGTGGACCGCCTGGGTGCCCTGCGCCACCTCCACGCAGCTGTCACCCTGCGAACCGCTGTAACTGCTCTTGAACCAAGCCAGGTCGGACGTGCTCATAGCGCTCCTCGCAATCGCTTCAGCAGGCTCAGCGATTCCTCGGGGGTCAGAGCCTGCGAGCGCAGTTTCGCATACCGCTGGTGCAGGAGACTGATCTCCTTGGCGTGCGTGATCAACCGCCCGTTCTGCTGGCCCTCGGAGTAGGCGAACCATCGGTTGTCGGGTGTCTCAGCCAGCTGCATGGGACCGTCCATGCCCGCATGGCTCACCCTCACCGTAGGCATCACCTGCAACTCCACGTTCCAGTTCCGCTCCACCAACTCCACCAAGTGGTCCAGCAGTTCCCGCGTCACGTCCTTCCCGCCCGTGCACCGCTCCAGCACCGCCTGCTCCACGATGAAGCTGAACGCCGTCGGCGGTTTCCGCGTTACCGCCAGGAGTTCCTGCCGGGCCAGCCGCGCCGCGATCCGCTGCTCCAGCTCCGCCGGGTCCGGCAGTGGCGGGACGTTCAGGGAGACGGCTCGTGCGTACGCCTCCGTCTGCAACAGGCCCGGCACCACCCGGCATTCGTACGTGTACAGGCTGATCGCCGACGCCTCCAGCCGGGCCCACTGCCGGAACCAGCTCGCCAGGCCCGGCTTCCGCGACAGATGGGGCGCCGCCGCGCGCAGTGCGCCCGTGTTGCCGAGGTGGGGTTCGGCCCCCTCGACGAAGTCGATGTCCGGCATCCGCCGGCCCTGTTCGACCGAGGCGACCGCGTGCTTCGAGAAGCCGACCAGCGTGCCGAACTCCTCCCGGCTCAGGCCCGCGTGTTCGCGTAAAGCCTGGACGAACGCGCCGAAGGTGCGCACACTGTCCGACACCTCGGGTTCCCCGCCGCCCGACGCTCCCGTACCCCAGTCCGTGTACTCACCGGCCATCGCAGGACACCTTCCGTACCGCCCACCGCCGGACCGCTTCCGACGCCCGTCATCGTCACGTACCGTGACGCGTACTGTCCATCGAACAGCGCGTACGCTGCCGCCGCGTACGTGCCTCGGACCTGGTGAACCCGCCGTACCAAGCGGGATCTTGGGCCTATGACAGCACCAGCCCCCCACCGTGACACAGACGGATTCCGTTACCGTACGTGTGTTCACCCAGCGTTTCCGCTCCACCCCGCGCGGCGCCCGGCTCGCCCGCAGGCTCGCCCTCCAGCAGTTGGACGCCTGGGGGCTGCCGTACGGCGGCGACGCGTCCGACACCGCCGCGCTGCTCGTCGCCGAACTCGCCGCGAACGCCGTCACGCACGGACGCATTCCCGGCCGCGACTTCGAGGTCTGCCTCAGGCTCCTCCGCGTGACCCTGCGCGTCGAGGTCTCCGACGCTCGGGGCGAGAGCCGTCCGCCCTCCCCGGGCGTGCCCCCGCCCGCCCCCGGTGCGCTCGCCGAGACCGGCCGGGGGATGCTGCTGGTCGAAGCGCTCGCGGACCGCTGGGAGGTCCTGGACCGGTTTCCCGTCGGCAAGACCGTCGTCGTCGAGCTGGACCTCGAAGGGGCGACGGCCCGGACGGGCTCAATGATTCGGACCGAGTGCTGATTGCCGACCGCTGTGGACGGACGTCGGGCGGTCGAGCTGACACTCTCCGGCCCCCTCGCTAGGCTGGGCCGGGGACGGCACGGCACAGGGCGGTGGCGGCGGACAGAGGGCTGCGGGTGCCATGGCGGTGGACGAGGGCGGCGGTAAGCGGGCCGGCGTCGAGAGCGGTCGGACCCTGGGAACCCGGGGCTACGCCATGGCCGAGGACATCGACCAGCCGGACTCGCTGCTCCTGCCGCTCGGACCGCCGATCGAGATCGGATCGGACGGCCGTCCGACCGGCGTCGAGCTGGAGCTTCCCGCCGACGAGGAAGGGGAGGAGCACGGCGCCCACCGGGACGCCGATGACGCCTCCGCCCCGTTCCGGCCCGACAACATCCGGATCCACACCGAGACCACGACCGTGGACCTGCTGCTCTCCCGGCTGCGGGAGGGCATGATCGACCTCGCGCCGGACTTCCAGCGCCGCTCCGGCATCTGGAGCGACCGTGCGCAGAGCCGCCTGATCGAATCCCTGCTGCTGCGCATCCCGATCTCCAACTTCCATATGGCCCAGGGCGACGAGGACAAGTGGGCCGTGGTGGACGGCGTCCAGCGGCTCACCGCCATCGCCCGGTTCATGGAGCCGGAGATCACCGGCCTGGAACCCCTCACCCTGCGCGGCATGGACTACCTGTGGCAGCTCGCGGGCAGCACCTACCAGGACCTCACGGGACGGATGAGGATCCGGCTGCGTGAGACCCAGCTCACCGTCCACATCATGCAGCAGGGCACCCCGGAGAAGGTCAAGTACAACGTCTTCACCAGGATCAACACCGGCGGTATGCCGCTCACGCCGCAGGAGCTCCGGCACGCCCTGGTGGGGGGGGAGGTCCGGACGTTCCTCGCGGACCTGGCCGAGGAACCGTCGTTCGGGGAGGCCACCCGGTGGAGCGTCTCCGACGCCCGGATGGCCGACCGCGAGATGGTGCTGCGCTTCCTCGCCTTCCGCCTGACCAACCCGTCCCAGCACTCCGAGACCGACTTCAACAAGTTCCTCATCGACTCCATGTACCGGATCAACGCCCTGTCCGACGAGCGACGGGATCAGCTGGCGCGGGAGTTCCGGACCGCCATGCAGTGCGCCTGGGAGCTGTTCGGCGAGCACGCCTTCCGGAAGTGGCAGGGAGGCGAGCGCAGCTCGCCCGTCATCAACAAGGCCCTGTTCGAGACGATCTCCGTCCAGCTCGCCCTTCTCGATGATGACGAGCGGGCCCGGCTGGTAGCGTCGCGTCCGACGGTGCACGACCAGTTCTTCCGGCTCCTGGGCGACTGGGACTTCGACCGGTCGATCTCGGTGGGGACCGGGAGCCCGGCGAGAATCCGCACCCGATTCCAAGAAGTGGCACGACTGTTCCGGGGGGTAGCCGCACCGTGATCGACCGTTTGACGCTGCACAACTACAAGGCGTTCCAGCATGCGGAGCTTCCGCTCGGCCCGCTCACGCTTCTCACCGGTCTCAATTCCTCCGGCAAGAGCAGCGTGCTCCAGTCCATCGGGCTCCTGCGCCAGTCCTACGAGTCCGGCGACCTGGTGCTCTCCGCGCTCACGGCCGAGGAGAGGCGAGCCGGACGCCGTACGAACGTGGCGGGCCGGGGATTCCTCCTCAACGGCGAACTCGTCGGGCTCGGCACCGGCGAGGACGTCCTCCACGAGGATTTCACGGAGGACGAGCCCCGGATCGGCCTCGCCGTCGACGAGGGTGCGTACCACTATGGGTGGACCGCCGCGTACGAGGCCGAGCAGAACCTTCTGCCGCTGGCCGACGCGGACCTCCCGGACACTTCCGAGGGCGAACGGGAGCGACCGGCCGGCCCCGAGGCGGTGACCCCGGCGTTCCTCACCGCCCCCTTCCAGTACCTTCACGCCGACCGCATCTCACCGGCCGAGTTCTACCCGCGCGACCACCAGGCGGCCATCGGCCGCGGCTTCCTCGGCGTACGCGGTGAGCACACCGTCAACTACCTCCGCCACCACCGTGAGGATCCGGTCCCCGAGGGGCCGCTGCGCCACCCCAAGGCCGCCTCCGATCTGCTGATCGACCAGGCCGCCGCCTGGATGGGCGACCTCTGCCCCGGAGTCGACATCCAGGCCGACGCCATCAAGGGCACCGACGCCGTGAGCCTCTCGTACGGCTTCCGCGGCACGCTCGGCGCCACCAAGCGCCGTCGCCCCGGCAACGTCGGGTTCGGCCTCACCTACGTCCTGCCCATCGTCGTCGCCTGTCTGAGTGCCCGCCGCGGTGCCCTGATCCTCCTGGAGAACCCGGAGGCGCACCTGCACCCGCAGGGCCAGACCCAGATGGCCACGCTCGCCGCCTCGGCCGCCGCGCAGGGCGCGCAGGTGATCATGGAAAGTCACAGCGACCACGTGATCAACGGGGTACGCCTGGCCGTCAAGCAGGGACGGATCACTCCCGAGCAGGCGGTGTTCCACTACTTCCGGGGGGACGGCACGGGCGTGGACTTCGTCAGCCCGCGGGTGGACGCGGACGGCATGCTCGACCAGTGGCCCCCGGGCTTCTTCGACGAGCTGGAGAACACGCTCGACCAGCTCATCGGCTGATGCCCGCCGGGGAGGGCGGGGCGAGGCGCACCGACATCGTGGCGGAGGGGGAGACATGCCGCAGCTGTTTCTGAACGAGAAGTCCTGTGGGACGAAGGCCGACCCGGACCGGGTCAACCGGGCCATGACCGACATGGTCCGTGCGGTCCTGGCGGTGGCCAGGGAGGACCGGGCGGGAACCCTGCTCGTCTCCGGGGAGCCGGTGACCGCGTTGCAGCTTGCCCAG
Encoded here:
- a CDS encoding DNA methyltransferase family protein; protein product: MTYDSLVNHGDYLSPHYLAEVLPKDLKAKDGLLTRWAAFEEAERRRHADAVAEAAREGLDRDAVPPRARTPREGLRVLHGPYFAGRAALAQDAAALTEPAALAPEGWRKRYTESHLETLRALGYTDAHEQTVTVHSADRAYDIQVLHAEPGLYAVGCGWTTESDAALDPDGAGRLLHPVRTETSAPDLTDAKALTDFLFTCDTPPRHVLLLVGGVIVLADRLAWPEGRYLAADLDAALHRRDDRHGGELDTLAALFGSDSLRAPAEGGTAPLAAFLDRSGKHAVGVSTELREGLRLSVEWIANEVLDRLREPENGVAPADLDDPARLAKELSRESLRYLYRILFLLYAEASPALGILPSDYPEYEQGYGLQRLGDLVLRDLVGERSRRGFHLYESLDLLFEKVENGHRRYGTEPEDLAAEEAAREATKAEGEAAKLLAAGTITEAEYTDRIREADRARRAAARSTGAGLRFEALRSELFAKKAVRLISDDQIENPAYEEGGTDGRRPFLDTRLRNETLHKVLRRLMLTKGRGRERGGFISYAQLGINQLGAVYEGLMSYTGFIAEEELYEVAKGGDPSNGSWMVPASRAQDYDDAVFVKRTDEETGRRERVAHPRGSFVYRLAGRDRQTSASYYTPKSLTEVTVELALRHRLDQDGTTTPARELLEWKICEPALGSGAFLNEAIDQVAAEYLRRRERELGRKVDPELRQIELQKTKAYVALHNAYGVDLNATAVELAEVSLWLNSMHPGMRAPWFGLHLRRGNSLIGAGRKVYQADTLTGGGWLAKKNPLPPTDLPFRDGPLPEGAVHQFLLPAVGWGAVAAEPEAKKLAEDEAKALGRWRKGIQKAPKGPKPFQERGDETDEARSKRYERWRKAADKTELGRLQGVARRAEFLWSLVATRLELSERAVARRVDVWGADWLNQSTEAEDKQKVLDDLTRHGTPYWRLKTVMDAWCALWFWPLDRVGELDGGDPVYGTGGALVGGAVVPGVGTEAAAPEQAASVAPGDPASGPAPGDQLWRTAGLFDDPDGEQDELGEALASSDGGVRKTPAARRSARSARPPERQVVPLQSFADWLEFLEAVLGTSDMPEESLLSGIEKLSPDDALELLADVEDRLEGFLGMRSAALLPFRYPWLNTVEDIAGTTEKDIRAEDGHGFFHWELHFAHVFRGAAGGFDLQVGNPPWVRPEWLENQVLAELDPWFMLAEQPAATERREKKALLLGDGGALRYYLRELAAVCGVSGVLGSPAAYSVLAGTRPDLYRAFMSRVWSNLGQDGMAGLIHPDTHFGGVRDGRLRGAAYRHLRLHAGFVNVGNWAFEASRNTEFGVHIYGAYQEAIRFDNLSRLYGVEPLTASLLHDGKGEVPGMRHAGTWDLRPHQARVIEINEFVLTEWRRLTGDMDVPVSQVALLQPTTTQEQGAIEALSAVGVRIGQLKPPVSPGYNETNAKKDGFILWSTSQPDSLSELVLQGPHFGICTPIGKQPKVPCRGNHDWVSFDLVALPADAVPRTNYIRPEALSFREYERGQTRWLDRSRLKAEWQPSAEEWATRSDVLTEEELELNEGEQRELLRQRLWFFRPYTHFYRLAWRRMIPFNTERSLFACVVPPGPAHVHTVQSMALGDNRTSALNAGFWASLPLDYLLRITGRSDLQVAEAHKMPYADPAHPLSGPLLLRTLRLNCLTNAYAPLWTELYDMTWPGYENWAVAWPDLAPLAGGLQRTWAYGTPLRTEYERRAALVEIDALVAVWLGMSADELIAIHKARYAILADREDRMWFDARGRQLAQDPYAHGHGQTKEHYEHFLAYQNKERSEPPEGYTAPFYKANREEEMREAHAYFSARLQDAIDQGKWTPPAS
- a CDS encoding DUF397 domain-containing protein; this encodes MSTSDLAWFKSSYSGSQGDSCVEVAQGTQAVHVRDSKDLRSPELALSPAAWDDFVTYAAQS
- a CDS encoding helix-turn-helix domain-containing protein yields the protein MAGEYTDWGTGASGGGEPEVSDSVRTFGAFVQALREHAGLSREEFGTLVGFSKHAVASVEQGRRMPDIDFVEGAEPHLGNTGALRAAAPHLSRKPGLASWFRQWARLEASAISLYTYECRVVPGLLQTEAYARAVSLNVPPLPDPAELEQRIAARLARQELLAVTRKPPTAFSFIVEQAVLERCTGGKDVTRELLDHLVELVERNWNVELQVMPTVRVSHAGMDGPMQLAETPDNRWFAYSEGQQNGRLITHAKEISLLHQRYAKLRSQALTPEESLSLLKRLRGAL
- a CDS encoding ATP-binding protein, with the translated sequence MFTQRFRSTPRGARLARRLALQQLDAWGLPYGGDASDTAALLVAELAANAVTHGRIPGRDFEVCLRLLRVTLRVEVSDARGESRPPSPGVPPPAPGALAETGRGMLLVEALADRWEVLDRFPVGKTVVVELDLEGATARTGSMIRTEC
- a CDS encoding DUF262 domain-containing protein; the encoded protein is MAVDEGGGKRAGVESGRTLGTRGYAMAEDIDQPDSLLLPLGPPIEIGSDGRPTGVELELPADEEGEEHGAHRDADDASAPFRPDNIRIHTETTTVDLLLSRLREGMIDLAPDFQRRSGIWSDRAQSRLIESLLLRIPISNFHMAQGDEDKWAVVDGVQRLTAIARFMEPEITGLEPLTLRGMDYLWQLAGSTYQDLTGRMRIRLRETQLTVHIMQQGTPEKVKYNVFTRINTGGMPLTPQELRHALVGGEVRTFLADLAEEPSFGEATRWSVSDARMADREMVLRFLAFRLTNPSQHSETDFNKFLIDSMYRINALSDERRDQLAREFRTAMQCAWELFGEHAFRKWQGGERSSPVINKALFETISVQLALLDDDERARLVASRPTVHDQFFRLLGDWDFDRSISVGTGSPARIRTRFQEVARLFRGVAAP
- a CDS encoding AAA family ATPase gives rise to the protein MIDRLTLHNYKAFQHAELPLGPLTLLTGLNSSGKSSVLQSIGLLRQSYESGDLVLSALTAEERRAGRRTNVAGRGFLLNGELVGLGTGEDVLHEDFTEDEPRIGLAVDEGAYHYGWTAAYEAEQNLLPLADADLPDTSEGERERPAGPEAVTPAFLTAPFQYLHADRISPAEFYPRDHQAAIGRGFLGVRGEHTVNYLRHHREDPVPEGPLRHPKAASDLLIDQAAAWMGDLCPGVDIQADAIKGTDAVSLSYGFRGTLGATKRRRPGNVGFGLTYVLPIVVACLSARRGALILLENPEAHLHPQGQTQMATLAASAAAQGAQVIMESHSDHVINGVRLAVKQGRITPEQAVFHYFRGDGTGVDFVSPRVDADGMLDQWPPGFFDELENTLDQLIG